The Phytohabitans houttuyneae genome has a segment encoding these proteins:
- a CDS encoding DUF4255 domain-containing protein, giving the protein MGDYTVVGEVSTLIERTLHAAVQAVDGNAVAILDDLSGNVPTSPPKLTIFLYEIAEDPPSRNRPHVRPDPANPQVVRKAPMALLLRYLVTAWGGDQVTQHRMLGVALRTFYDNAIFTGPRLTGGLAAGADALHFTLTPLTLDQKSLVWYALQKPYRLSLNYEVRVVNLDATEDLPGAPVRSRAVVPGLVS; this is encoded by the coding sequence ATGGGGGACTACACCGTCGTGGGCGAGGTCTCCACGCTCATCGAGCGGACCCTGCACGCGGCGGTACAGGCCGTCGACGGCAACGCCGTGGCGATCCTGGACGACCTGTCGGGCAACGTACCCACCTCGCCGCCCAAGCTGACCATCTTCCTGTACGAGATCGCCGAGGACCCGCCGTCGCGCAACCGGCCGCACGTGCGCCCCGACCCCGCCAACCCGCAGGTCGTGCGCAAGGCGCCGATGGCGCTGCTGCTGCGCTACCTGGTGACGGCGTGGGGCGGCGACCAGGTGACGCAGCACCGCATGCTCGGCGTGGCGCTGCGCACCTTCTACGACAACGCGATCTTCACCGGCCCGCGCCTGACCGGCGGGCTCGCGGCCGGCGCCGACGCGCTGCACTTCACGCTCACCCCGCTCACGCTCGACCAGAAGTCGCTGGTCTGGTACGCGCTGCAGAAGCCGTACCGCCTCTCGCTCAACTACGAGGTCCGGGTGGTCAACCTGGACGCGACCGAGGACCTGCCCGGCGCCCCGGTGCGCAGCCGGGCGGTCGTCCCGGGGCTGGTGTCCTGA
- a CDS encoding SLC13 family permease, with amino-acid sequence MAYVQVKQGASECAARGVSPLDWLGAGLLALGLVAVAVGLLPWRDARATDERILPLLVFLGTVVVLAELAARAQVFDVLAARLTIAARGRNPALFLLTVLFATLTTAFLNLDTTAVLLTPVMLATARRAGLAPLPLAMTTVWLANTASLLLPVSNLTNLLAMERVRLEPLGFAARMALPQAAVLVVVAASLWVFYWRRNPPRYEPPARVRPRNRALFVAASTACAAFMAGIVAGLSIYAVSAVCAAGLVVAYWRYDRGGLTWSLVPWRLLVFVTGLFLVVDTLGRHGLSGWMSALIGTDPGAVGVVRAAAAGGALSNALNNLPAYVAAEAVVPAANHTQLLGLLVGTNVAPLVAPWASLATLLWAERCRAAGLTIPWGRFAATGAVTAVLALAAGVATLLAVS; translated from the coding sequence ATGGCGTACGTGCAGGTCAAGCAGGGTGCCTCGGAGTGCGCGGCCCGGGGGGTCAGCCCGCTGGACTGGCTCGGCGCCGGCCTGCTCGCACTCGGGCTTGTCGCCGTCGCGGTGGGGCTGCTGCCGTGGCGCGACGCGCGGGCGACCGACGAGCGCATCCTCCCGCTGCTGGTCTTCCTCGGCACCGTCGTCGTGCTGGCCGAGCTCGCCGCCCGAGCCCAGGTCTTCGACGTCCTCGCCGCCCGGCTGACCATCGCGGCCCGCGGGCGCAACCCCGCGCTCTTCCTGCTCACGGTGCTCTTCGCCACGCTCACCACGGCGTTTCTCAACCTGGACACCACGGCGGTGCTGCTCACCCCGGTCATGCTGGCCACCGCCCGCCGCGCCGGCCTCGCGCCGCTGCCGCTCGCCATGACCACGGTCTGGCTGGCGAACACCGCGAGCCTGCTGCTCCCGGTCTCCAACCTGACCAACCTGCTGGCCATGGAGCGGGTGCGCCTCGAACCGCTCGGGTTCGCCGCCCGCATGGCGCTGCCGCAGGCGGCCGTGCTGGTCGTGGTGGCGGCGAGCCTGTGGGTGTTCTACTGGCGCCGCAACCCGCCCCGCTACGAGCCGCCGGCGCGGGTCCGCCCCCGCAACCGCGCGCTCTTCGTGGCCGCCTCGACGGCATGCGCCGCGTTCATGGCCGGCATCGTGGCGGGACTGAGCATCTACGCGGTGTCGGCGGTGTGCGCGGCCGGCCTGGTGGTGGCCTACTGGCGCTACGACCGCGGCGGCCTCACCTGGAGCCTCGTGCCGTGGCGGCTGCTGGTCTTCGTGACCGGACTGTTCCTCGTCGTCGACACGCTCGGCCGGCACGGGCTCTCCGGCTGGATGTCCGCGCTGATCGGCACGGACCCCGGCGCCGTCGGCGTGGTGCGGGCCGCGGCGGCCGGCGGTGCGCTGTCCAACGCGCTCAACAACCTGCCGGCCTACGTGGCCGCCGAGGCGGTCGTGCCCGCCGCCAACCACACCCAGCTGCTCGGCCTGCTCGTCGGCACCAACGTCGCCCCGCTCGTCGCCCCGTGGGCGTCGCTGGCCACGCTGCTGTGGGCCGAACGCTGCCGCGCCGCGGGCCTCACCATCCCGTGGGGCCGCTTCGCCGCCACCGGCGCGGTCACCGCGGTCCTCGCACTCGCCGCGGGCGTGGCCACCCTGCTCGCCGTGAGCTGA
- a CDS encoding AI-2E family transporter, which yields MRRGVPGGVSTDLAEKPTKTRGVWESLSWSLRYGAVACGCVLLIAAVLYLVIRLAVLVAPLTLAIIVALLLAALLQPIADAVRRLRAPDSLAALAAIAVMLAVVVLPAVLLWQVTAEQAADLPEQLAQGWDRTREWIVGAGLSEEQLQSLSDRIRERARAAGGGLTAAAMGVFEALGAALLAIVLLFFLLKDGRRMAAWATARLPERSRERAGQAGRDGWTALSRYARGTVAVAAIDALGIGLGLVLIGVPLALPLALLTFVAAFVPIIGATVAGAVAVLVALAANGPVDALLVLLVVVAVQQIEGNLLEPLIMGRALRLHPAVVLVAVTAGALTAGVAGALVAVPITAVTYRVWRSWSEGAP from the coding sequence ATGCGCCGCGGGGTACCTGGCGGCGTGTCGACCGACCTGGCCGAGAAGCCAACAAAGACGCGCGGCGTCTGGGAGTCCCTGTCCTGGTCACTGCGGTACGGCGCGGTGGCCTGCGGCTGCGTGCTGCTCATCGCGGCGGTGCTGTACCTGGTCATCCGCCTCGCGGTGCTGGTGGCGCCGTTGACCCTCGCGATCATCGTGGCGCTGCTGCTGGCCGCGCTGCTGCAGCCGATCGCGGACGCCGTACGCCGGCTGCGCGCGCCCGACTCGCTCGCCGCCCTCGCGGCCATCGCGGTCATGCTCGCGGTCGTCGTGCTGCCCGCCGTCCTGCTCTGGCAGGTCACCGCCGAACAGGCCGCCGACCTGCCGGAGCAGCTCGCCCAGGGCTGGGACCGCACCCGCGAGTGGATCGTCGGCGCCGGCCTGAGCGAGGAGCAGCTGCAGTCGCTGAGCGACCGCATCCGCGAGCGGGCCCGCGCGGCGGGCGGCGGCCTCACCGCCGCGGCGATGGGCGTCTTCGAGGCGCTGGGCGCCGCGCTGCTCGCGATCGTGCTGCTCTTCTTCCTGCTCAAGGACGGCCGCCGGATGGCCGCGTGGGCCACCGCCCGCCTCCCCGAACGCAGCCGCGAGCGCGCCGGCCAGGCCGGGCGTGACGGTTGGACGGCGCTGTCCCGCTACGCGCGGGGCACGGTCGCGGTCGCCGCGATCGACGCGCTGGGCATCGGGCTCGGCCTTGTGCTGATCGGGGTACCGCTCGCGCTGCCGCTGGCGCTGCTCACGTTCGTCGCCGCGTTCGTGCCGATCATCGGCGCGACCGTGGCCGGCGCGGTCGCCGTGCTCGTCGCCCTCGCCGCGAACGGCCCCGTCGACGCCCTCCTGGTCCTGCTCGTGGTCGTCGCGGTCCAGCAGATCGAGGGCAACCTCCTCGAGCCGCTCATCATGGGCCGCGCGCTGCGCCTGCACCCCGCGGTCGTCCTCGTCGCGGTCACCGCCGGCGCCCTGACGGCCGGCGTGGCGGGCGCGCTGGTCGCCGTACCCATCACCGCGGTCACCTACCGGGTGTGGCGCTCGTGGAGCGAGGGCGCGCCCTAA
- a CDS encoding winged helix DNA-binding domain-containing protein, producing the protein MPSVTKRRVGPSRYGDARERPGQPRAQPRPAGPPAPAAPPRPDRARRAFAPRGHQAQEPQEPFVGLWSRLVAFDPHELSKLVEERTAVRTLLMRRTLHVVTAADALALRGVHQPMLEARMWATLRRNLPGVDLAELAEAGRPLFEGEPRMLTDAAREIADRWPGVATRDLGDALSCLVPLVQVPPRGLWGQRGAALNVTVDRWLGTAPEPQTPEAVDALVLRYLAAFGPAASADIRAWSGLSGLRESVTRLRPRLRVFRDERRRELLDVEDGALPDPRTPAPVRFLPAFDNAVLGFDDRSRIIDQEHRGLSVQGARFVLVDGRVAATWSVAGGVLRVEPLRPLTRRERAEVGAEAEPLLELHGGGRLEIA; encoded by the coding sequence CTGCCGTCTGTCACTAAACGCCGTGTCGGACCGTCGCGCTACGGTGACGCGCGTGAACGTCCTGGACAACCGCGCGCTCAACCGCGCCCTGCTGGCCCGCCAGCTCCTGCTGCGCCGCCACGACCTGACCGCGCACGCCGCGCTTTCGCACCTCGTGGGCATCAGGCGCAGGAGCCGCAGGAGCCGTTCGTGGGGCTGTGGAGCCGCCTTGTGGCGTTCGACCCGCACGAGCTGTCGAAGCTTGTCGAGGAGCGCACGGCCGTCCGCACGCTGCTGATGCGCCGCACGCTCCACGTGGTCACCGCGGCTGACGCGCTCGCGCTGCGCGGCGTGCACCAGCCGATGCTGGAGGCGCGCATGTGGGCCACGCTGCGCCGCAACCTGCCCGGTGTCGACCTGGCCGAGCTGGCCGAGGCCGGGCGCCCGCTCTTCGAGGGCGAGCCGCGCATGCTCACCGACGCCGCCCGCGAGATCGCCGACCGCTGGCCCGGCGTCGCCACCCGCGACCTCGGCGACGCGCTCAGCTGCCTGGTCCCGCTGGTCCAGGTGCCGCCGCGCGGCCTGTGGGGGCAGCGCGGCGCCGCGCTGAACGTCACGGTCGACCGGTGGCTGGGCACCGCGCCCGAGCCGCAGACGCCCGAGGCGGTCGACGCGCTGGTGCTGCGCTACCTGGCGGCGTTCGGCCCGGCGGCCAGCGCCGACATCCGCGCCTGGTCCGGCCTGAGCGGGCTGCGCGAGTCGGTCACCCGCCTGCGGCCGCGGCTGCGCGTCTTCCGCGACGAGCGGCGGCGCGAGCTCCTCGACGTCGAGGACGGCGCGCTGCCCGACCCGCGGACACCGGCGCCGGTGCGGTTCCTGCCCGCGTTCGACAACGCGGTGCTCGGCTTCGACGACCGGAGCCGCATCATCGACCAGGAGCATCGCGGGCTGAGCGTGCAGGGCGCGCGGTTCGTGCTCGTCGACGGCCGGGTCGCCGCGACCTGGTCGGTGGCCGGGGGCGTGCTGCGCGTCGAGCCGCTGCGCCCGCTGACCCGCCGCGAGCGCGCCGAGGTGGGCGCCGAGGCCGAGCCGCTGCTCGAGCTCCACGGCGGCGGCCGGCTGGAGATCGCCTGA
- a CDS encoding acyl-CoA desaturase, with translation MSPKTLLAGKRGLPAHVTVYLFVIVPFLALLAAVPIAWGWGLSWVDVALAAAWYTFTCLGVTVGFHRYFTHGAFRAGRRMRVALAVAGSMAVQGPILHWVADHRRHHAFSDREGDPHSPWLFGTSAAALARGFWHAHLGWVLDRDLTNQERFAPDLLADRDMRLVHRTFGLWTAVTLVAPAAMGGLITWSWWGAVTAFFWAGLVRVTLLHHVTRSVNSVCHMVGERPFAARDRSANVWPLAILSMGESWHNLHHADPTCARHGVRPWEIDISARVIWLFERAGWVRDVRWPTPPRVAKLRVAT, from the coding sequence ATGAGCCCCAAGACCCTGCTGGCTGGCAAGCGGGGGCTGCCCGCCCACGTCACCGTGTACCTGTTCGTCATCGTCCCGTTCCTCGCCCTGCTCGCGGCCGTGCCGATCGCGTGGGGCTGGGGACTGTCCTGGGTGGACGTCGCGCTCGCCGCCGCCTGGTACACCTTCACCTGCCTCGGCGTCACCGTGGGCTTCCACCGCTACTTCACGCACGGCGCGTTCAGGGCGGGACGGCGGATGCGGGTGGCGCTGGCGGTCGCCGGCAGCATGGCGGTGCAGGGGCCGATCCTGCACTGGGTGGCCGACCACCGGCGCCACCACGCGTTCTCCGACCGGGAGGGCGACCCGCACTCGCCGTGGCTGTTCGGCACGTCGGCGGCGGCCCTCGCGCGCGGCTTCTGGCACGCGCACCTGGGCTGGGTCCTCGACCGTGACCTCACCAACCAGGAACGCTTCGCACCCGACCTGCTCGCCGACCGCGACATGCGCCTGGTGCACCGCACGTTCGGCCTCTGGACCGCGGTGACGCTGGTGGCGCCCGCGGCGATGGGCGGCCTGATCACCTGGTCGTGGTGGGGAGCGGTGACCGCGTTCTTCTGGGCCGGCCTGGTGCGGGTGACGCTGCTGCACCACGTCACGCGGTCGGTCAACTCGGTGTGCCACATGGTCGGCGAACGCCCCTTCGCCGCCCGCGACCGGTCGGCCAACGTCTGGCCGCTCGCGATCCTGAGCATGGGCGAGTCGTGGCACAACCTGCACCACGCCGACCCGACCTGCGCCCGCCACGGCGTACGCCCCTGGGAGATCGACATATCGGCGCGCGTGATCTGGCTGTTCGAGAGGGCCGGCTGGGTGCGCGACGTCCGCTGGCCGACCCCGCCGCGCGTGGCGAAGCTCCGCGTGGCCACCTGA
- a CDS encoding helix-turn-helix transcriptional regulator, with protein MWYGEFGLQGRKFERHIIDQVVDGLRSRGGATPGGDTPGSGDSLLLLGEAGIGKSALLRYAADRAGDARVLATGGVPAEAALPFAGLHALLGPVLHLLPELPARQAAALSAAFALVPATGVDPFALAAGTFQLLAAAARERPLLVLVDDLQSLDETSREALLFAARRTPAEGIATLLSATADGPGCGAENGLRAHRVPRLDPVSARELLLRASPSPVDGAVADRLVDAAGGLPLALVDLPAALTPAQLAGAAPVRDPLPAGPEARRVFGPRLAALDPAVRAALLVAAAAGDAGFTATIDAVAALGIDIAALAAAEAAGLVRMEEDGVAFRNPLLRSVAYHEAAPANRRAAHRALAAVTAQVPRAWHLAAAALRPDEETADELERTAAREAAHLPVPEAAQLVERAAELTGPEERRAARLVSAAESWQLAGAGERVRDLVDRAGRLTGDLAVRGRAQDLMAREELRRGRAGHAHRQLAREAARVRGTAPAVAAALLLDAATAARLAGDTAAALVAVRQARLVSGAANGALVVEHAAVLACAGRLTEARALLDERRADLEKEVLAGGGHRTLWTGLPSLLARLGELDAALLLVDDLVSRCRLLDVTGLLPGLLVTRAELHLRAGDWDTAAADAGEATAAAGRLGQDGDAAAAQVCLGRIAAARGARAQCAAHLAQAREVRTRGQLGALAVPVEAAAGLLELGEGDHEAAYARLEQIVRQVEAGLAPDPGAVCWLPDFVEAAVRVSRPDEARRVVAAVSPHAAGSPPFAAAVARSRALLAAGTDAAEQWFHAALRVDGAGAEPFERARDALCYGEWLRRHDRAGEAAPRLAAARATFETLGAAPWAGRAGRALSAVDKIPSGTEDAAPGPRTPLPRLTEQERRVTLLVGRGATNREAARELFLSTKTIEFHLRSVYRKLGVRSRAELANLVGRSAGDIPGTAAGETLGR; from the coding sequence ATGTGGTACGGGGAGTTCGGACTTCAGGGAAGAAAGTTTGAGCGCCACATCATCGACCAGGTCGTCGACGGGCTGAGGTCCCGCGGCGGCGCAACGCCCGGGGGCGACACCCCCGGAAGCGGTGACAGCCTGCTGCTGCTCGGCGAGGCCGGGATCGGCAAGAGCGCCCTCCTGCGGTACGCGGCGGACCGCGCCGGCGACGCGCGTGTCCTTGCCACCGGGGGTGTGCCCGCCGAGGCCGCCCTGCCGTTCGCGGGCCTGCACGCGCTGCTCGGGCCGGTGCTGCACCTGCTGCCGGAGCTGCCGGCGCGGCAGGCGGCCGCGCTGTCGGCGGCGTTCGCGCTGGTTCCGGCGACGGGGGTGGACCCGTTCGCGCTGGCGGCCGGCACGTTCCAGCTGCTCGCCGCGGCGGCGCGGGAGCGGCCGCTGCTCGTGCTCGTGGACGACCTGCAGAGCCTCGACGAGACCTCGCGGGAGGCGCTGCTGTTCGCCGCCCGCCGCACGCCGGCGGAGGGGATCGCCACCCTGCTCTCGGCCACCGCGGACGGTCCCGGGTGCGGCGCGGAGAACGGGCTGCGGGCGCACCGGGTGCCGCGCCTGGACCCGGTCAGCGCGCGGGAGCTGCTGCTGCGGGCCAGCCCGTCGCCGGTGGACGGCGCGGTCGCGGACCGGCTCGTGGACGCCGCGGGCGGGCTGCCGCTCGCGCTCGTCGACCTGCCGGCCGCGCTCACCCCGGCGCAGCTCGCGGGCGCCGCGCCGGTACGCGACCCGCTGCCGGCCGGTCCCGAGGCGCGCCGGGTGTTCGGGCCCCGGCTGGCGGCGCTGGACCCGGCCGTGCGGGCGGCACTGCTGGTGGCCGCCGCGGCCGGGGACGCCGGGTTCACCGCCACCATCGACGCGGTCGCCGCGCTCGGCATCGACATCGCGGCGCTCGCCGCGGCGGAGGCGGCCGGCCTGGTGCGGATGGAGGAGGACGGCGTCGCGTTCCGCAACCCGCTGCTGCGGTCGGTCGCCTACCACGAGGCCGCGCCGGCCAACCGGCGCGCCGCGCACCGGGCGCTCGCCGCGGTCACCGCGCAGGTGCCGCGCGCGTGGCACCTCGCCGCCGCCGCGCTGCGACCGGACGAGGAGACCGCCGACGAGCTGGAGCGCACCGCCGCGCGGGAGGCCGCGCACCTGCCGGTGCCGGAGGCGGCGCAGCTCGTCGAGCGGGCGGCCGAGCTCACCGGCCCCGAGGAGAGGCGGGCTGCGCGGCTGGTCAGCGCGGCCGAGAGCTGGCAGCTGGCCGGCGCCGGAGAGCGGGTACGCGACCTCGTCGACCGGGCCGGCAGGCTCACCGGCGACCTCGCCGTCCGCGGCCGGGCGCAGGACCTGATGGCCCGCGAGGAGCTGCGCCGCGGCCGGGCCGGGCACGCGCACCGGCAGCTGGCCCGGGAGGCGGCGAGGGTGCGCGGCACCGCACCGGCCGTCGCCGCCGCGCTGCTGCTCGACGCCGCCACGGCCGCGCGGTTGGCCGGCGACACCGCCGCCGCGCTTGTCGCCGTGCGGCAGGCCCGCCTGGTCAGCGGCGCGGCGAACGGTGCGCTCGTCGTCGAGCACGCCGCCGTCCTGGCCTGCGCCGGCCGGCTCACCGAGGCGCGGGCGCTGCTCGACGAACGCCGCGCCGACCTGGAGAAGGAGGTGCTCGCCGGCGGCGGCCACCGGACACTGTGGACCGGCCTGCCCTCGCTGCTGGCCCGGCTCGGCGAGCTCGACGCGGCGCTGCTGCTCGTCGACGACCTGGTCAGCCGCTGCCGCCTGCTCGACGTCACCGGCCTGCTGCCCGGCCTGCTGGTCACCCGCGCCGAGCTGCACCTGCGCGCCGGCGACTGGGACACCGCGGCGGCCGACGCCGGCGAGGCGACCGCCGCGGCCGGCCGGCTCGGCCAGGACGGCGACGCCGCGGCCGCGCAGGTGTGCCTGGGCCGGATCGCCGCCGCCCGCGGCGCGCGCGCCCAGTGCGCCGCGCACCTCGCCCAGGCGCGCGAGGTGCGTACCCGCGGGCAGCTCGGCGCGCTCGCGGTGCCGGTCGAGGCCGCCGCCGGCCTGCTCGAGCTGGGCGAGGGCGACCACGAGGCCGCGTACGCGCGCCTGGAGCAGATCGTCCGCCAGGTCGAGGCCGGCCTCGCGCCGGACCCGGGCGCGGTGTGCTGGCTGCCCGACTTCGTGGAGGCGGCGGTGCGGGTCTCCCGCCCCGACGAGGCCCGCCGCGTGGTCGCCGCCGTGTCGCCGCACGCCGCCGGCTCGCCGCCGTTCGCCGCCGCCGTCGCCCGCAGCCGGGCGCTGCTCGCGGCCGGCACCGACGCCGCGGAGCAGTGGTTCCACGCCGCGCTGCGCGTCGACGGCGCCGGCGCCGAACCGTTCGAACGCGCCCGCGACGCGCTCTGCTACGGCGAGTGGCTGCGCCGCCACGACCGCGCGGGCGAGGCCGCACCGCGCCTCGCGGCCGCCCGCGCCACGTTCGAAACCCTCGGCGCCGCGCCGTGGGCCGGCCGCGCCGGACGCGCACTGTCCGCAGTGGACAAAATCCCATCCGGTACGGAGGACGCCGCACCCGGTCCACGGACACCCCTGCCGCGCCTGACCGAGCAGGAGCGCCGGGTCACGCTGCTGGTCGGGCGCGGGGCCACCAACCGGGAGGCGGCCCGGGAGCTGTTCCTGAGCACCAAGACGATCGAGTTCCACCTGCGCAGCGTGTACCGCAAGCTCGGCGTGCGCTCCCGCGCCGAGCTGGCCAACCTCGTCGGCCGCTCCGCTGGGGACATCCCTGGCACCGCCGCCGGCGAAACCCTAGGGCGGTGA
- a CDS encoding lytic transglycosylase domain-containing protein: MSRPWSRVGIRALALALIAAGAGGGYQLAQGRDAERDGIRAQLAADAGQGEIAYLKQRHRDHTAATAQQREAQRLAAEKAAATAKTEAERARKAADAAGRRKREKDQANAPTKPYDGPVPASCNAYSGNRRTGCALLLNSGFGLDQMPCLDKLWTKESGWNHKARNPSSGAYGIPQAYPGGKMAAAGADWQTNPVTQIRWGLDYIKKRYDDPCGAWQHSEETGSY, from the coding sequence ATGAGTCGGCCGTGGAGCCGGGTCGGCATCCGGGCACTCGCGCTCGCGCTGATCGCCGCGGGTGCCGGCGGCGGCTACCAGCTGGCGCAGGGCCGGGACGCCGAGCGCGACGGCATCCGCGCGCAGCTCGCGGCGGACGCCGGCCAGGGCGAGATCGCGTACCTCAAGCAGCGGCACCGCGACCACACGGCGGCGACCGCCCAGCAGCGCGAGGCACAGCGGCTCGCCGCCGAGAAGGCCGCCGCCACCGCGAAGACCGAGGCCGAGCGCGCCCGCAAGGCCGCCGACGCCGCCGGCCGCCGTAAGCGCGAGAAGGACCAGGCGAACGCGCCGACCAAGCCCTACGACGGGCCGGTGCCCGCCTCCTGCAACGCCTACAGCGGCAACCGGCGCACCGGCTGCGCGCTGCTGCTGAACAGCGGCTTCGGCCTCGACCAGATGCCCTGCCTGGACAAGCTGTGGACCAAGGAGAGCGGCTGGAACCACAAGGCCCGCAACCCGTCCTCCGGCGCGTACGGCATCCCGCAGGCGTATCCGGGCGGCAAGATGGCCGCGGCCGGCGCCGACTGGCAGACCAACCCGGTGACCCAGATCAGGTGGGGCCTGGACTACATCAAGAAGCGCTATGACGACCCGTGCGGTGCGTGGCAGCACTCCGAGGAGACCGGCTCGTACTAG
- a CDS encoding GNAT family N-acetyltransferase, which yields MFRPTYPIHTRRLTLRPFTMGDLDPLWGYQRLPEVAEHMLWEPRDLMQVTVALQRMVKEDRLAREGDCLSLAVVERATGVLVGQVELVWLSDRSGQGEIGYVLDPRYQGAGLATEAAREVLRLGFDGLRLHRVIGRCSAANTASAALLERLGMRREAHFRQNQLVKDAWRDEYVYAMLRADWS from the coding sequence GTGTTCCGGCCGACGTACCCCATCCACACGCGACGGTTGACGCTCCGCCCGTTCACGATGGGCGACCTCGACCCGCTGTGGGGGTACCAGCGGCTGCCCGAGGTGGCCGAGCACATGCTCTGGGAGCCGCGCGACCTCATGCAGGTGACGGTCGCGCTGCAGCGGATGGTCAAGGAGGACCGCTTGGCCCGCGAGGGCGACTGCCTGAGCCTCGCGGTGGTCGAACGGGCGACCGGCGTGCTGGTCGGCCAGGTAGAACTGGTGTGGCTCAGCGACCGCAGCGGCCAGGGCGAGATCGGGTACGTGCTCGACCCCCGCTACCAGGGCGCCGGCCTGGCCACCGAGGCGGCGCGCGAGGTGCTGCGGCTCGGCTTCGACGGCCTGCGGCTGCACCGCGTCATCGGCCGCTGCTCGGCCGCCAACACCGCCTCGGCCGCCCTGCTGGAGCGCCTCGGCATGCGCCGCGAGGCCCACTTCCGGCAGAACCAGCTGGTGAAGGACGCCTGGCGCGACGAGTACGTGTACGCGATGCTCCGCGCCGACTGGAGTTGA
- a CDS encoding cyclase family protein produces MCTEECLKQAGRAGAFSRRAALAGAAAIAASAVMAEPAQAGPKGGYGRGVRDLTHPLTTTFPAFAPGEEPSRRTYVTIEENGYYMQEWRILEHYGTHVDAPGHFIPGGRTSTELAAAELVTPAAVIDIAARAARDPDTTVTVADIKGYERRYGRIPRDAAVLMYSGWAAKAGDPDAYRGTDAGGTLHFPGFSAEATEWLLRHRRIRSLGVDTLSIDPGVSSTFDTHLILTGADRYGVENLAGLDRLPRSGATIIVGLIPYQEGSGGQARVFATW; encoded by the coding sequence ATGTGCACTGAGGAGTGTCTGAAGCAGGCCGGCCGGGCGGGAGCGTTCAGCCGCCGGGCGGCGCTGGCCGGTGCGGCCGCGATAGCGGCGTCCGCCGTGATGGCCGAGCCGGCGCAGGCCGGTCCCAAGGGCGGGTACGGGCGCGGGGTGCGTGACCTCACCCACCCGCTGACCACGACGTTCCCGGCATTCGCGCCGGGTGAGGAGCCGAGCCGCCGCACGTACGTGACGATCGAGGAAAACGGCTACTACATGCAGGAGTGGCGGATCCTCGAGCACTACGGCACGCACGTCGACGCACCCGGCCACTTCATACCCGGTGGGCGCACCTCGACCGAGCTCGCCGCCGCCGAGCTCGTCACGCCCGCCGCGGTCATCGACATCGCGGCCCGCGCGGCCCGCGACCCCGACACGACCGTCACGGTCGCGGACATCAAGGGCTACGAGCGGCGGTACGGGCGGATCCCGCGGGACGCGGCCGTCCTCATGTACTCCGGCTGGGCGGCGAAGGCCGGCGACCCGGACGCCTACCGCGGCACCGACGCGGGCGGCACGCTGCACTTTCCCGGCTTCAGCGCGGAGGCGACCGAGTGGCTGCTGCGCCACCGCCGCATCCGCAGCCTCGGCGTCGACACGCTCAGCATCGATCCGGGCGTTTCGTCCACGTTCGACACGCATCTGATCCTGACCGGCGCCGACCGGTACGGCGTGGAGAACCTCGCCGGCCTCGACCGCCTCCCCCGCTCCGGCGCCACGATCATCGTCGGCCTCATCCCCTACCAGGAGGGCTCCGGCGGCCAGGCCCGCGTCTTCGCCACCTGGTGA